GGGCAGGAGCGCGGCGGCCTGCGCGTGGTCGGCTACATGAAGTCCGGACCCTTCGCCACGGTGCTGGACCGGGCGCTGTAGCACCGGGGGGGGGGGGTTGGGCGTACGTGCCCTCGCCTGGGATGCCTGGGGCGCTCGTAATCCGGTCCGGCGGCGGGGGATGCGCTCCGCGTTCTGCGCAACTCGACCTCGCTGCGCTCGGGACTCGGACAGTGCTCGCCCGCTCCGCGCATCCCCCGCCGCCGGACCTGCCGCGTTGCGTGCTGAAGCGCCGCGAACCGCCGCGCCGGGAACTGCCGCACTGATCGTCCCGAAACGCCGCGTATCCGGTCAGTGCAGGCGTTTTCCCCTACAATCCGCACTTTCCCTTACGCCTCGAAGTCTTTCATGTTCTCCGGCATCGTCGCGGCCGTCGGCCGCATCGAACACATCGAGCCGCTCACCGACGGCGTGCGCCTCACCATCGACACCAACGGGCTGGACCTGTCCGACGTCGTCATCGGCGACAGCATCGCCCACAGCGGCGTGTGCCTCACCGTGGTCGGGATGGACGGCCCCAGGCTGAAGTACGACGTCTCGCGCGAAACGCTGAACTGCACGGTGGGCCTGGAGGCCGTCGGCAACGAGGTCAATCTGGAAAAGGCGCTGCGCCTGGCCGACCGCCTCGGCGGCCACCTGGTCACCGGCCATGTGGATGGCGTGGGCGAGGTGCTGAGGTTCGAGCCGGTCGGCGAGAGCCACGAACTCGTGGTCCGTGCGCCGGCGGAGATCGCCGGCTACGTCGCCAAGAAGGGATCGATCACCGTGAATGGCGTCAGCCTGACGGTGAATCGCGTCGGGGGCCGCGATTTCTCGGTCAACCTGATCCCGCACACGGTGGCGATGACCAACCTGAAGCATCTCGCGCCCGGCGGGCGCGTCAATCTGGAAATCGACCTCATCGCCCGCTACGTCGAGCGCATGCTCGCCTGGCGCAGCCAAGAGGCCCCGCACAACGCGTGAGCGAACGCATCGCCGGAACGCCAACAAAGGAAACAGCATGAGCGCACTTGCGCCGATCACCGACATCATCGCCGACATCAAGGCCGGCAGGATGGTCATCCTGGTGGACGAGGAGGACCGTGAGAACGAGGGCGACCTCGTCATGGCGGCCGAGTTCGTCACGCCCGAGGCGATCAACTTCATGGCCCGCTACGGCCGCGGCCTCATCTGCCTGACGCTCACCGACGAGCGCTGCCGCCAGCTCGGCCTGCAGCAGATGGTGCGCGACAACCGCACGCCGCACGGCACCGCCTTCACCGTGTCGATCGAGGCCGCCACCGGCGTCACCACCGGCATCTCGGCGCACGACCGCGCGCGCACCGTGCAGGTGGCCGTCGCCCGCCACGCCAGGCCGGAAGACATCGTCACCCCGGGCCACATCTTCCCGCTCACCGCGCAGAAGGGCGGCGTGCTGATCCGCGCCGGCCACACCGAGGCCGGCTGCGACCTCGCCCAGCTCGCCGGCCTGGAGCCCGCCGCGGTGATCTGCGAGATCCTCAAGGACGACGGCACCATGGCGCGCCTGCCCGACCTCGTCGAGTTCGGCAGGGAGCACGGCCTGAAGATCGGCGCCATCCGCGACCTGATCGAATACCGCGCCGCCACCGAGCACCTGATCGAGAAAGTCGCGGAAAAGGAAGTCGACACCGCCCATGGCCTCTTCCGGCTGTCGGCATTCGAGGACAAGACCTCGGGCGACGTGCATTTCGCGCTGTCGCACGGCGACATCAGC
This DNA window, taken from Thauera sp. K11, encodes the following:
- the ribBA gene encoding bifunctional 3,4-dihydroxy-2-butanone-4-phosphate synthase/GTP cyclohydrolase II codes for the protein MSALAPITDIIADIKAGRMVILVDEEDRENEGDLVMAAEFVTPEAINFMARYGRGLICLTLTDERCRQLGLQQMVRDNRTPHGTAFTVSIEAATGVTTGISAHDRARTVQVAVARHARPEDIVTPGHIFPLTAQKGGVLIRAGHTEAGCDLAQLAGLEPAAVICEILKDDGTMARLPDLVEFGREHGLKIGAIRDLIEYRAATEHLIEKVAEKEVDTAHGLFRLSAFEDKTSGDVHFALSHGDISPERETLVRVHEPISVIDFLDPSSAGHSFPVNVSLATLAAAEAGVMVLLYRPQSGRELLAGLNRTQDRPTKWDARLFGVGAQILRSLNVGRMRLLASPRKIRSMAGFGLEITGFVDKD
- a CDS encoding riboflavin synthase; its protein translation is MFSGIVAAVGRIEHIEPLTDGVRLTIDTNGLDLSDVVIGDSIAHSGVCLTVVGMDGPRLKYDVSRETLNCTVGLEAVGNEVNLEKALRLADRLGGHLVTGHVDGVGEVLRFEPVGESHELVVRAPAEIAGYVAKKGSITVNGVSLTVNRVGGRDFSVNLIPHTVAMTNLKHLAPGGRVNLEIDLIARYVERMLAWRSQEAPHNA